The following nucleotide sequence is from Phycisphaerales bacterium.
ACGAGGCCGATCGGGCCCGGCCCGCTGGTCACCAGCCGGTAGGGGTTGGCGAAGGTGCCGTTGGCGTTGCCGTGCCACCAGTAGACCTTTCGCGCCTGACTGAAGTCGCTCGGCACGGTTGCAATCGCGTCCACATGGCCGTCGCCGTCGATGTCATGGAGCACGAGGTCGGCCAGGTCATCGCCGTACGGTACGTCGTTGCGCGAAGCCAACTCGAAGACGCCGCCGCCCTGGTTGAGCATGACGACGAGGCCCGGTTGACCGTAGTACTCGTTGGCCACGACCACATCCAAGTCGGTGTCGCCGTCGAGGTCGGCGTAATCAATCGCGACCGGTGCGAAATAGGGGAACGCGCCGCTCGCGTAGGCGCGCCACGCCGAATCGACGAGGTCAGCGCCTCCTTGAGGCTGGGCGAGGGCCGCCGTCGCGGCCAGGCCTGCGGCGAAGCCGGTGATTCGTGCGGCAATGCTTGAATTCCTTCGACTCACGGTTCACTCCTTCCGAAGTTGGCCAGCGGTGAGCACCACTCGCCTCGGTGATCAAAATTTCTGCCAGTTGTCTCAAGTCGGGCCCACTCGCGGCTTGCCGGGCAGCCGTTGGGCCTGTTGCCTCACGAAATGCAATGGCGGTGCCATGGGGGTAGCGGCATGAGCAAACCGCTGAAACAGGCGAGAACCGGGGAAACCGCCCCGATGCGCCGGGGGTCTGGGCGCGTGCCCAGCCTCTGCGCCGGCCGCGCGAAACTGGGTAAGCAGGCAACTCGCTTCAGGTGTGAGAACAGCGCCGCGACGCGATCCGGCGCGATTTCCGCAGGAAGTTTGGATAAATTCGCTTCCGTCGGCGGTTATGTTGAGGTATTCTATCGGCGTCTCTTGGTCGCCCGCGCTCGCGGTGCGGCTGGAGCTTGCGTCACTGTGCCCAAGTCACCTGGTCTTTGGAAAGCGAGAAGAAGATGAAACGATTGGTGTGTGTCGGCGCTGCGGCCGCCGCCTTGTCGGCCCCGGCGCTGGCAGGCGAAATCGACGGCGACCTGCGGAAGATCCTGCTCGAAGCGCGCGATAATGAAGTGATCTCGACGCTGGTCTACCTCTCCGACCAGGTCAATATCGCGCAAATGAACCACGATTTCAATCGCCAGAACCTGCCTCTGAGCGAGCGGCATCGTCTGGTCGTTACCACGCTCCATGAAAAGGCGGCCAACACGCAGGGAGCGCTGCTCGCCCACCTGACCGCACTCAAGGACGCCGGTCGCATCGCTGACTACCAGTCCTATTGGATCTCCAATGTCATTCGCGTTGACGCCACGCGAGGCGAAATCGTCCGTCTCGCCGGCCGCGGCGATGTGCTTCGTGTTTATTTCAATTACCCGATCGAACTGGTCGCCCCCGTCGGCGAACCGATTGAAGTTGAGCAGGGCGGAAACGGCGGCCTTGACAACCCCGAGCCCGGTCTTGTTGCCATTCGCGCTCCGGAAGTCTGGACCGAGTTCGGCGTCATGGGCAATGGCGTGCTCACTTCAACTCTCGACACCGGCGTGGACGGTAATCACCCGGCGCTGGCCAGCCGCTGGGCGGGCGTGGCCGACTCGCGCTACGCCGGCCACCCCGAGTGGGCGTGGTTCGATCCGGTGACCAACACGACCTTCCCGACGGCATTCGGCAGCCACGGCACCCACACCATGGGCACAGTGTGCGGAGGCGCGCCCGGCGATGAAGTCGGCGTGGCCCCCGGCGCTACGTGGATCCACGCGGCGGTCATCGATCGCGTGAGCATTCAGCGCACCGTCGCCGATTCGCTGCTCGCATTCGAGTGGTTGATCGATCCGGATGGCGATCCGAATACCAACTGGGACGTTCCTGCCGTGTGCTCGAACTCATGGGGACTGGTGACCGGCCACGGCTACCAGCCCTGCGATCAGACCTTCTGGACGCACCTGGACGCCTGCGAAGCCGCGGGCACGCTCATCACTTTCTCGGCCGGAAACGAGGGATCTTCTGGTCTGCGGCGCCCTGCCGATCGCGCGACCGACGACTACCGCACCTTTGCGGTGGCGGCGGTGGACGGCAACCAGCAGGGCTGGCCGATCGCGTCGTTCTCCTCGCGCGGGCCGACGAACTGCACGCCCAACGGCCAGCCGGCGATCAAGCCGGACATCTCCGCGCCGGGCGTCAATGTGCGATCCGCCATGCCGGGTAATTCGTACGGCCTGCTCAGCGGAACGTCGATGGCTTCGCCGCACATCAACGGCGTGGTCTGCCTCATGCGCGAAGTCAATCCGGATCTGCCCGTCGATGACATCAAGCAGATCATCTTCGACACCGCCGTCGATCTCGGCACCCAGGGCGAGGACAACAGCTACGGCTGGGGCATGGTTGATGCGTACGAAGCCGTCGTCGCGGCCATGACCGGCGACATCCCGATGCGACTGGTGACGTCGCGGTTTGTCTCCGGCGTGAACGGCGACGCGGAAGTGTTCCGCGCCACGCCCGGCGCGACGGTCGTGTTCGTGTACAGCACCCAGGGCGCCGGCAGCACCTATGTGCCGCAACTGGATGTCACGCTCGATCTCGCCCAGCCGCGCCAGGCCGGCATTCGCACCGCGGATCAGGATGGCTACGCCCTGCTCCGCAAGCGCATTCCGTCGAACACCGTGGGCGTGCGCGTGTACATGCAGGCGTGCGAGTTCCAGCGCAAGTCAAACGTCACCGATCAGGTGATTGAGTAATACCGCGCTTCGGCGCGCAGCGTCCCCAAGTCGCACCGCGGGCCAGTCGGCCCGCGGTGTGGCTTGAGCGGCATCTAACTCTTTTTGCCCTTCGTGGCTTGAAAGGCGGGGAACAATGAAGCGACTCCTCCTCATGGGAACTGCGGCAGCGATCCTGGCGACGCCGGTCCTGGCCGGTGAAATCGACCCTGACTTGCGGCGGATCATCCTCAAGACACCCGACAACGAGGTGCTCTCTACGCTGGTCTTCCTCAACGACCAGGTCAACATCGCGCAGATGAACACAGCAATGAACCAGGCGAAAGTCAATCTGCGCGAGCGGCACCGGCTCGTCGTCACTTCGCTGCAGGAAAAGGCCGGCCTGACGCAAGGCGACCTCGTCGAGCATCTGACGGACCTGAAGGACGCCGGACGCATTTCCGACTTCCACCCCTACTGGCTCTCCAACGCGATCCGCGTTGACGCCACACGCAGCGAGATTGTGCAACTGGCCGGTCGTCAGGATGTGCTCCGCATCTACTTCAACTATCCGATTGAAACCGTCGCGCCGATGGGGGCGCCCGTCGCCGTCGAGCAAGGCGGCAACGGCGGGCTCGACAATCCCGAGCCCGGTCTCGTCGCCATTCGCGCTCCGGAAGTCTGGACCGAGTTCGGCGTCATGGGCAATGGCGTGCTCACCTCGACGCTGGATACCGGCGTTGACGGCAACCACCCCGCGCTAGCCAGCCGCTGGGCAGGCGTGGCCGACTCGCGCTACGCCGGCCACCCCGAGTGGGCGTGGTTCGATCCGGTGACCAACACCACCTTCCCGACCGCATTCGGCAGCCACGGCACCCACACCATGGGCACGGTGTGCGGCGGCGCACCGGGCGATGAAATCGGCGTCGCTCCGGGCGCCACCTGGATCCACGCGGCCGTCATCGACCGCGTGAGCATCCAGCGCACCGTTGCCGATGCGCTGCTCGCCTTCGAGTGGCTCGTCGATCCGGATGGCGACCCGAACACGAACTGGGACGTCCCGGCGGTCTGCTCCAACTCGTGGCGCCTCGTCACGGGCCACGGCTATCCGCCGTGCGATGAAACGTTCTGGACGCACCTGGATGCCTGTGAAGCCGCCGGCACGCTCATCACCTTCTCGGCCGGCAACGAAGGCTTCTCGGGGCTCGGCCGCCCGTCCGATCGCGCGACCGACGAGTATCGCACTTTTGCGGTGGCCGCAGTAGACGCCAACCAGCAGGGCTGGCCCATTGCGGGCTTCTCCTCGCGCGGGCCGACGAACTGCACGCCCAACGGCCAGCCGGCGATCAAGCCGGACATCTCCGGCCCGGGCGTCAACGTCCGTTCCGCTCTGCCGGGCAACTCCTACGGCAACCTCAGCGGCACCTCGATGGCCTCTCCGCACATCAACGGCGTGGTCTGCCTGATGCGCGAAGTCAACCCCGATCTGTCGGTTGATGACATCAAGCAGATCATCTATGACACCGCGTTCGACCTCGGCGATCCGGGCGAAGACAACAACTACGGCTACGGCATGGTGGATGCGTACGAAGCGGTCGTCGCCGCCATCAGTGGCGATATCCCGATGCGGCTTCGCGCGGCTTCGTGGACGGCCGGCGTCGAGACGGATCTCGAAGTCTTCCGCGCCACGCCCGGCAGCCACGTCGCGTTCGTCTACAGCATTCAGGGAACGGGCAGCACCTACGTGCCCCAGCTGGATGTGACGCTCGATCTCGCCTCGCCGCGCCTCGCCGGCATTGAAACCGCCGACCAGGACGGCTACGCGCTGCACCACATGCTCGTTCCCTTCGGCTCCGAAGGCACGCACGTGTGGATGCAGGCCGCCGAATTCCAGCGCAAATCCAACGTCGTCGATCAGCCCGTCGAGTACCGCCTGACGCTCGAAGTGTCGCGCTGGCTCGCCGGCGTGCGCGGAGACGCGGAGGTCTTCGGCGCCACTCCCGGCGCCACGGTCGCCTTCCTGGCCAGTTTCGACGGCACGGGCAGCACCTTCATCCCGCAATTCAACGTGACAGTTGACCTGCTCAACCCCGTCACGGCGGGCACGCGCGTCGCCGACCAGAACGGCTACGCGCTGTTGCGCCAGCTGATCCCGATCGAACTGCAGGGGCGGCATGTCTGGATGCAGGCCGTCGAGCAGCGGAGCAAGTCCAATCTCGTCGAGCAGGACATCGAGTAGCCAGCTCGCTCGAAGAGCACGTCAATCGAGTTCAGAATCAGCCCCGCGGGCCCTCGCCCGCGGGGCTGTTCCTTTTCCGCGACCGGCGCGGCGGCAACCCCACGGCTTCCAGCTTCGCGAAAGTTCTTGCCGGAGCCGCTCGCGCCGGAGCGCCACTAAATGGATATAATTGTCCCTATTCGAGTCGCCAAGCCGACTCGTTCAAGTGCGTGGATCATGACCTCGTCGACTCCTCTTTGCAACCCAGCGCGCCGGTCAGTCCTCGACCGCGTGCGTCGAACCACCCAAAGGCACCCAGCGAATGACCACAGTTGTTGCGCACTCTGCTTATCGACCCGCGACCTATCCGACTCACCCGCGCGGCTCCAACGCCCGCGTCCTGCTCACCAGCGTGTTCGGTCCCTACGCCCGGGATGATGAATACGGCAGCCGATCGCTGAATCCGATGGAGCTGTATCACAATCAGGTCACGCGCGTGCAGCGGGCCTTCTCGCTGCGCATGTTCCATCGGTCCTGGGGATTGATGCTCATTCAGAGCAACATCACCGCCCCCTGCACGCTGCTGGACTTTCCGACGCTCGATCGGCTCATCGAAGAGCTGCGCACCGAGCCTTACGACATCATCGGCATCGGAGCGATCATTCCGAATCTGTCCAAGGTGCGCCACATGTGCGAGATCATCCGCCGGCACCAGCCGCAGGCGACGCTCGTGATCGGCGGCCACGTGGCGAACTACCCAGACCTCGACCGCCTTGTCGACGCCGACCACATCGTGCGCGGCGAGGGGGTTGAGTGGATGCGCCGCTATCTTGGCGAAGACACCGCCGCGCCGATCAGGCATCCGCGCATCTCCTCGGGGATTGGCTCACGCACGATGGGAGTCGCCATGCGCGAGAAGCAGGGCGACGTGGCGGCCGTGCTCCTGCCCTCCGTCGGCTGCCCCATGGGGTGCAACTTCTGCGCCACTTCAGCCATGTTCGGCGGCAAAGGCGCGTGCATCCACTTCTACGAAACCGGCGATGAACTCTTCGACGTCATGTGCGGCCTTGAAGCAGACATGAAAGTGCGATCCTTCTTCGTGATGGACGAAAACTTTCTGCTGCATCGCAAGCGGGCCCTGCGACTACTCGAACTGATGCAGCAGCACCACAAGGCCTGGTCGCTGTACATCTTCGCTTCGGCCAATGTGCTTCGCGCCTACTCGATCGAGCAGATCGTCGCGCTGGGAATCTCGTGGGTCTGGATGGGCCTGGAGGGCAAGGATGCGGCCTACACCAAGCTGCGCGACGCCGACACCCGCACGCTGGTGCGGACCCTGCAGTCGCACGGCATCCGCGTACTCGGCTCGAGCATCATCGGCATGGAGAATCACACGCTCGACAACATCGATGACGCGATCGATTACGCGGTCGAGCACGACACGGAGTTTCACCAGTTCATGCTCTACACGCCGATCCCCGGCACACCGCTCTACAAAGAGCACCAGCAGGCCGGCACAATGCTGCCGCCCGATGAGTACGTCGAGTCGGACATCCATGGGCAGTTGATGTTCAACTTCCGGCACCCGCACATCCCGCGCGGCGAAGAGGGCCGGCTGATCCTCCGCGCGTTCCAGCGCGACTTCGAAGTCAACGGGCCCAGCGTCGTTCGCATCGCACGAACCGTGCTTCAGGGCTGGAAGCGCTACAAGAACCACCCGGATCGGCGCATCCGCTCGCGCTTCGCCTGGGAAGCGCGCGACTTGGCGGTGACGTACGCCGGGGCGCTCTGGGCCGCCCGAGAGCACTTCAGGCACGCCAACGCCGCGCTATCGGCCCGCATCGCGCACAGTCTTGACGAGATCAAGAAGGAGTTCGGCTGGAAGGCTCGACTCGCAGCGCCGCTGGTCGGCCGCTACCTGCTGAAGATGCTCGCTCGCGAAGAACAGCGGCTGGCCAACCATTGGACCTATGAACCGCCGACGTTCTACGAACACAACGCGCACGTGCGCCTCGGCGCCGCGACCTGATCGGCCGCGTCGACGCGTCAGATCTGATCAAGGATGGGCAGGTACTGCTCGCCCCGCCGCGTCGGGAGGTAGATGCTGCCCGGCGGCGGGCCGTCCAGCAGTTCCCGCGCGATCAGGTCGGCGCGGGACAGGTCCTTGAGCGCAATCGAAACAGCCCGGTCGGTGGCCGTGTCCAGTGCCTGTGCGACCTGCGTAAATCGCGCGGGCCCTGGGCCGATGACAAACAGCGCGGGCATCGACCACTTGCGCAGCGCGATCTCGGTCGCGTCCGTCCGCTGCATGGCCCACTCGAGCCGGCCGCACGCCGGCGCGAGGCGCTCGCCGCGCCGCGTGAGGATGTACTCGGGCCGAAGGGGGTGGCCGTAGCCCGGATTGCGCCGGATCCAGCCGAGATCGATGAGTTCATCGAGCGCCTGCCGCACGGATCCGGCATTGGCCCCGAG
It contains:
- a CDS encoding winged helix-turn-helix transcriptional regulator; amino-acid sequence: MNQLRDTPSPRLQRRTVLRWFAALLVAPGLLISGNLTAMDRLDRLMALFRRRWACPIMAELDRAQGAKFVSLVHALGANAGSVRQALDELIDLGWIRRNPGYGHPLRPEYILTRRGERLAPACGRLEWAMQRTDATEIALRKWSMPALFVIGPGPARFTQVAQALDTATDRAVSIALKDLSRADLIARELLDGPPPGSIYLPTRRGEQYLPILDQI
- a CDS encoding S8 family serine peptidase, giving the protein MKRLLLMGTAAAILATPVLAGEIDPDLRRIILKTPDNEVLSTLVFLNDQVNIAQMNTAMNQAKVNLRERHRLVVTSLQEKAGLTQGDLVEHLTDLKDAGRISDFHPYWLSNAIRVDATRSEIVQLAGRQDVLRIYFNYPIETVAPMGAPVAVEQGGNGGLDNPEPGLVAIRAPEVWTEFGVMGNGVLTSTLDTGVDGNHPALASRWAGVADSRYAGHPEWAWFDPVTNTTFPTAFGSHGTHTMGTVCGGAPGDEIGVAPGATWIHAAVIDRVSIQRTVADALLAFEWLVDPDGDPNTNWDVPAVCSNSWRLVTGHGYPPCDETFWTHLDACEAAGTLITFSAGNEGFSGLGRPSDRATDEYRTFAVAAVDANQQGWPIAGFSSRGPTNCTPNGQPAIKPDISGPGVNVRSALPGNSYGNLSGTSMASPHINGVVCLMREVNPDLSVDDIKQIIYDTAFDLGDPGEDNNYGYGMVDAYEAVVAAISGDIPMRLRAASWTAGVETDLEVFRATPGSHVAFVYSIQGTGSTYVPQLDVTLDLASPRLAGIETADQDGYALHHMLVPFGSEGTHVWMQAAEFQRKSNVVDQPVEYRLTLEVSRWLAGVRGDAEVFGATPGATVAFLASFDGTGSTFIPQFNVTVDLLNPVTAGTRVADQNGYALLRQLIPIELQGRHVWMQAVEQRSKSNLVEQDIE
- a CDS encoding cobalamin-dependent protein (Presence of a B(12) (cobalamin)-binding domain implies dependence on cobalamin itself, in one of its several forms, or in some unusual lineages, dependence on a cobalamin-like analog.) yields the protein MTTVVAHSAYRPATYPTHPRGSNARVLLTSVFGPYARDDEYGSRSLNPMELYHNQVTRVQRAFSLRMFHRSWGLMLIQSNITAPCTLLDFPTLDRLIEELRTEPYDIIGIGAIIPNLSKVRHMCEIIRRHQPQATLVIGGHVANYPDLDRLVDADHIVRGEGVEWMRRYLGEDTAAPIRHPRISSGIGSRTMGVAMREKQGDVAAVLLPSVGCPMGCNFCATSAMFGGKGACIHFYETGDELFDVMCGLEADMKVRSFFVMDENFLLHRKRALRLLELMQQHHKAWSLYIFASANVLRAYSIEQIVALGISWVWMGLEGKDAAYTKLRDADTRTLVRTLQSHGIRVLGSSIIGMENHTLDNIDDAIDYAVEHDTEFHQFMLYTPIPGTPLYKEHQQAGTMLPPDEYVESDIHGQLMFNFRHPHIPRGEEGRLILRAFQRDFEVNGPSVVRIARTVLQGWKRYKNHPDRRIRSRFAWEARDLAVTYAGALWAAREHFRHANAALSARIAHSLDEIKKEFGWKARLAAPLVGRYLLKMLAREEQRLANHWTYEPPTFYEHNAHVRLGAAT
- a CDS encoding S8 family serine peptidase, which gives rise to MKRLVCVGAAAAALSAPALAGEIDGDLRKILLEARDNEVISTLVYLSDQVNIAQMNHDFNRQNLPLSERHRLVVTTLHEKAANTQGALLAHLTALKDAGRIADYQSYWISNVIRVDATRGEIVRLAGRGDVLRVYFNYPIELVAPVGEPIEVEQGGNGGLDNPEPGLVAIRAPEVWTEFGVMGNGVLTSTLDTGVDGNHPALASRWAGVADSRYAGHPEWAWFDPVTNTTFPTAFGSHGTHTMGTVCGGAPGDEVGVAPGATWIHAAVIDRVSIQRTVADSLLAFEWLIDPDGDPNTNWDVPAVCSNSWGLVTGHGYQPCDQTFWTHLDACEAAGTLITFSAGNEGSSGLRRPADRATDDYRTFAVAAVDGNQQGWPIASFSSRGPTNCTPNGQPAIKPDISAPGVNVRSAMPGNSYGLLSGTSMASPHINGVVCLMREVNPDLPVDDIKQIIFDTAVDLGTQGEDNSYGWGMVDAYEAVVAAMTGDIPMRLVTSRFVSGVNGDAEVFRATPGATVVFVYSTQGAGSTYVPQLDVTLDLAQPRQAGIRTADQDGYALLRKRIPSNTVGVRVYMQACEFQRKSNVTDQVIE